Proteins co-encoded in one Gleimia hominis genomic window:
- a CDS encoding heme/hemin ABC transporter substrate-binding protein translates to MLKTKSQIRTVGLIAAFLTFALIILTACGSADTKPEKTAPTQSASASAETPDLPDPRTIKGLTTVPELKDPEVIDGKYEQKLPATVKDFEGKEVTVEDTSRILALDLYGTLSRTIIALGYGKNIVGKTVSSTEEQLKDLPTVTENGHQLNVEAILALKPTLILVDRSVGPPEAIDQLRATNGVSVVLMDGDRSFEKTGELTKHVAQALGVDEAGDALAKRTDEEIKAAEEKIKTWVPEKPLGGAFLYVRGKQGIFFILGSMSSSLLKSVGLQDLAGENGIRDLVPANAESLAKLNPEVILAMTGGIESAGGMESFMARPGVAQTAAGKNQRVVAIPDGIALSYGPQSGEVLLNIAKAIYGVK, encoded by the coding sequence ATGCTAAAAACGAAGAGTCAGATCCGCACCGTCGGCCTGATTGCCGCATTCCTCACCTTCGCACTCATTATCCTCACCGCGTGCGGGAGCGCAGACACCAAACCAGAGAAAACAGCCCCCACACAGTCAGCAAGTGCCTCTGCAGAAACCCCAGACCTACCCGACCCACGCACAATCAAAGGTCTCACAACCGTACCTGAACTCAAGGACCCCGAAGTCATAGACGGAAAGTATGAACAAAAACTTCCCGCAACCGTAAAGGACTTTGAAGGTAAAGAAGTGACTGTCGAAGACACTAGCCGGATCCTCGCGCTAGATCTTTACGGTACCTTATCGCGCACCATCATCGCCCTCGGGTACGGCAAAAACATAGTGGGGAAAACTGTTAGCTCCACCGAAGAGCAACTCAAAGACCTGCCCACGGTAACCGAAAACGGACACCAACTAAACGTAGAAGCAATCCTCGCTCTCAAACCCACACTCATTCTCGTCGACCGCTCCGTAGGGCCCCCAGAAGCGATAGACCAGCTGCGCGCCACAAATGGTGTGTCCGTAGTGCTCATGGATGGTGATCGTAGTTTCGAAAAAACCGGTGAACTCACCAAACACGTGGCGCAAGCACTTGGGGTAGATGAAGCCGGTGACGCCCTCGCAAAACGTACGGACGAGGAGATCAAAGCTGCAGAAGAAAAAATTAAAACCTGGGTGCCAGAAAAACCCCTCGGAGGTGCATTTCTCTACGTGCGGGGTAAACAAGGTATCTTCTTCATCCTCGGATCAATGTCGTCCAGCCTGCTCAAGTCGGTCGGTTTACAAGACCTAGCTGGCGAAAATGGGATCCGCGACCTAGTTCCAGCGAACGCGGAATCGCTTGCGAAACTAAACCCCGAAGTGATCCTCGCGATGACGGGCGGCATAGAATCAGCCGGAGGGATGGAAAGCTTCATGGCCCGCCCCGGCGTTGCCCAAACAGCCGCGGGTAAAAACCAACGCGTAGTCGCAATTCCAGATGGCATCGCCCTCTCATACGGCCCGCAATCCGGGGAAGTGCTACTGAACATCGCGAAAGCAATCTACGGGGTCAAATAA
- a CDS encoding peptidase U32 family protein codes for MTERFPGIHRRTRPEVLAPAGNLATLKTAFDFGADAVYFGGRQFGMRSAPKNFTLEDVAEAVQYAHARGGRVFVTCNILPSSAEVASMNEYMGQLGDIGVDALIVTDIGVLMAAREVAPNTQIHISTQAGVTNYQAANALAQLGASRVVLARELSLDAIRELRAHTPPDLEVEAFVHGSMCMAFSGRCLISQHTTGRDANHGDCAQSCRYKYHVVEERKPGEFIPVEITDQGTFLFNSNDMNTIEHVDDILDAGVTSLKIEGRAKSAYYVAAMTNAYKTAVNEYMWQRGFETEGGEQLQPFHDQVHKPQTGARPATPVKFSQWLAQEPNKVTHRTYSTGFYYPDNPASEDVKRGGYINTWLLAGIVTKFDAQAQRLYLHAKNKLVPGKEIEILFPGTAPVVMRVPSSGLQDAEGNAVSEINHPAHVFSMPYRGKQSIPEGAMVRVRANLYHGG; via the coding sequence GTGACTGAAAGATTCCCCGGTATCCACCGCCGTACCCGCCCAGAAGTGCTGGCCCCGGCCGGTAATTTAGCGACTTTAAAAACCGCGTTCGACTTCGGAGCGGACGCCGTTTACTTCGGTGGCAGACAGTTCGGCATGCGCAGTGCCCCTAAGAATTTCACGCTTGAGGACGTGGCTGAAGCCGTGCAATACGCTCACGCGCGGGGTGGGCGCGTGTTCGTAACCTGCAATATTCTGCCCAGTTCCGCAGAAGTCGCGTCCATGAACGAGTACATGGGGCAGCTGGGCGACATCGGGGTGGATGCGTTAATCGTAACGGACATTGGGGTGCTCATGGCGGCCCGGGAAGTCGCTCCGAACACGCAGATTCACATCTCCACCCAGGCGGGCGTCACTAACTACCAGGCGGCGAACGCTCTGGCGCAACTAGGTGCCAGCCGCGTGGTTCTGGCGCGGGAGCTGAGCTTGGACGCGATCCGGGAACTGCGGGCACACACCCCACCGGATTTAGAAGTGGAAGCGTTCGTTCACGGCTCTATGTGCATGGCGTTTTCTGGCCGCTGCTTGATCTCCCAGCACACCACGGGGCGGGACGCCAACCACGGGGACTGCGCCCAGTCTTGCCGATACAAGTACCACGTGGTGGAAGAACGCAAACCCGGGGAGTTCATCCCCGTGGAGATCACAGACCAGGGGACGTTCCTGTTTAACTCCAATGACATGAACACCATTGAGCACGTGGATGACATTTTGGATGCCGGGGTCACGTCCCTCAAGATTGAAGGCCGCGCGAAAAGTGCCTATTACGTTGCGGCAATGACGAACGCATACAAAACCGCAGTGAACGAATATATGTGGCAACGCGGGTTCGAAACCGAGGGCGGAGAGCAACTGCAGCCCTTTCACGACCAAGTGCACAAACCACAAACAGGAGCGCGCCCAGCGACTCCGGTTAAGTTCTCCCAATGGCTCGCCCAGGAACCCAACAAAGTGACGCACCGGACCTATTCGACGGGGTTTTACTATCCGGACAACCCGGCGAGTGAAGACGTGAAACGGGGAGGTTACATTAATACGTGGTTGCTGGCCGGAATCGTCACCAAGTTTGACGCGCAGGCCCAACGTCTTTACCTACACGCAAAGAACAAACTAGTTCCGGGTAAAGAGATTGAAATCCTTTTCCCGGGCACAGCTCCGGTGGTTATGCGCGTGCCTTCCTCAGGCCTACAAGATGCCGAGGGGAACGCAGTGAGTGAAATCAACCATCCCGCGCACGTTTTCTCTATGCCCTACAGGGGTAAGCAATCCATCCCGGAAGGGGCGATGGTGCGGGTGCGGGCTAACCTCTACCACGGAGGGTGA
- a CDS encoding ABC transporter permease, giving the protein MVRSVILTKYHLASLWNWRSVYLSRLVEPVAYFVFLVAGISGMVSNVLFADYALYALTGIFCLLAFRTFTFTVSDVSNDRKWGVYAIFNMQGGSPKAYLLTIITVSELVFSVQVAILMLAWGVTDSVNVSGNSFIMTLRSVGIAFFIVGGWSGIGAAIGALVDSYSTRDMISTLTSLPIVLSAPLFYTLDSAPEYLVYIAQINPLTYHVQWVRDADTNTLIFAIVWALVCFLIGTFALQRADRVSTER; this is encoded by the coding sequence ATGGTTAGATCAGTTATCCTGACGAAATACCACCTTGCTTCATTATGGAATTGGCGTAGCGTTTACTTGAGTAGGCTCGTAGAGCCTGTGGCATATTTCGTGTTCTTAGTAGCTGGTATTTCTGGCATGGTTTCGAATGTGCTGTTTGCAGACTATGCTTTGTACGCATTAACAGGGATTTTTTGTTTACTAGCGTTTAGGACATTCACCTTTACTGTGTCCGACGTCTCAAATGACAGAAAATGGGGCGTGTATGCGATATTCAATATGCAGGGAGGGAGCCCAAAGGCGTATCTCCTGACGATAATTACTGTGAGCGAATTAGTGTTTTCGGTGCAAGTGGCAATTCTAATGCTGGCCTGGGGCGTGACAGACAGCGTGAATGTCTCAGGAAACTCATTCATAATGACGCTGAGGAGCGTGGGGATCGCATTTTTCATTGTCGGAGGGTGGTCCGGAATAGGAGCAGCCATAGGCGCACTGGTTGATAGCTATTCGACGAGGGACATGATATCCACGCTGACATCCTTACCGATTGTCCTTTCCGCACCTTTGTTTTACACATTGGACTCTGCGCCTGAGTATTTGGTTTATATAGCGCAGATTAATCCGCTTACATACCACGTTCAGTGGGTGCGCGATGCAGACACTAATACCCTTATATTTGCAATTGTCTGGGCGCTTGTGTGCTTTTTGATTGGAACTTTTGCTTTGCAAAGAGCCGATCGAGTTAGCACAGAAAGATAA
- a CDS encoding heme ABC transporter ATP-binding protein — translation METAGDMETVANMEAVSNVKIVEANRVSFSYGSNRVLDSVDFYAHEGELIGLLGPNGTGKTTLLKTLCGDLPVQRGRVLLRGREVSDYAPKELARTRAVMPQTSAFPFAFLVQDIVQMGCTPWAGTKEEVRAVVQDALRTAGVEHLKDREVTQLSGGETARVTFARVLAQRAKLIFLDEPTAALDVAHQERLMANCCDLVEEGRTVIAVMHDIQLAAAYCTKIALMKNGKIVAFGNPETVLTARALEEAYGWPIRVEQLPGGELVFLPKKQRLPKKERPRTGSLHYGS, via the coding sequence ATGGAAACAGCTGGTGACATGGAAACAGTTGCAAACATGGAAGCAGTTAGTAATGTGAAAATCGTGGAAGCGAACAGGGTGTCGTTTTCGTACGGATCTAACCGGGTGCTAGATAGCGTGGATTTTTATGCGCATGAGGGTGAACTCATCGGGTTGCTGGGCCCCAATGGGACGGGCAAAACGACGCTGCTGAAAACCCTGTGCGGGGACTTGCCGGTGCAACGTGGGCGGGTGCTGCTACGGGGCCGGGAAGTGAGCGACTATGCGCCGAAAGAACTGGCGCGCACCCGGGCTGTGATGCCGCAAACCAGCGCGTTCCCATTCGCCTTCCTAGTGCAAGACATCGTGCAGATGGGCTGCACGCCGTGGGCTGGAACCAAAGAAGAGGTGCGGGCGGTAGTGCAAGACGCGCTTAGAACGGCGGGCGTGGAACACCTCAAAGACCGGGAAGTGACACAACTGTCGGGTGGGGAAACCGCGCGCGTCACGTTCGCCCGCGTGCTCGCGCAGCGAGCCAAACTGATTTTCTTGGACGAACCCACCGCCGCGCTGGACGTAGCGCATCAGGAGCGACTAATGGCGAACTGCTGCGACCTGGTAGAAGAGGGGCGGACCGTGATCGCGGTTATGCACGACATTCAGCTTGCCGCGGCATACTGCACCAAAATAGCCCTCATGAAAAACGGGAAAATCGTGGCGTTCGGGAACCCCGAAACCGTGCTCACCGCACGCGCCTTAGAAGAAGCATACGGTTGGCCGATCCGCGTGGAGCAACTACCGGGCGGCGAACTCGTGTTCTTACCAAAAAAGCAGCGGCTACCAAAAAAGGAGCGTCCACGTACCGGTTCGCTACACTATGGTTCGTGA
- a CDS encoding FecCD family ABC transporter permease, with product MNQVARRTRRRFITFIVLVVALIAITLLNVAVGQYPVPLKEVLHAITNALNITHAPLDPVVESTLWSIRFPRVALGIIVGAALAVAGTVMQALFSNPLAEPGVVGVSSGASVGAAVAIVFAPTALGGYSVPIAAFITGLLASFFVYTLSRGSGGTRVITLVLTGIAVTAVCGALTAIATFIAPTTTRDQIVFWQMGSLNGASWTQVGTVVVACTIGIVWALSLAQPLDSLALGEAAAGHVGTNVRSLRLQAIIVTALLTASAVAYVGVVSFVGLVVPHVLRLVLGPINRVLLPASILGGALLISLSDLAARNLISFADLPIGVFTALVGGPTFFILLRTNLKVKGL from the coding sequence ATGAACCAAGTTGCGCGCCGAACAAGACGACGCTTCATCACCTTCATCGTACTGGTCGTTGCCCTGATCGCGATCACGCTATTGAACGTCGCGGTAGGGCAATACCCAGTGCCCCTCAAAGAAGTGCTCCACGCAATCACAAACGCGCTTAACATCACCCACGCGCCCCTGGACCCAGTAGTGGAATCCACCCTGTGGAGCATCCGTTTCCCCCGCGTAGCGCTAGGAATAATCGTCGGAGCAGCACTCGCGGTAGCGGGCACCGTGATGCAAGCACTGTTCTCTAACCCCCTGGCCGAACCCGGAGTTGTAGGTGTGTCTTCCGGCGCGTCCGTGGGAGCTGCAGTGGCGATCGTGTTCGCCCCCACCGCCCTGGGTGGCTACTCCGTGCCGATTGCAGCTTTCATAACCGGGCTGCTGGCCTCATTCTTCGTCTACACGCTGTCCCGCGGTAGTGGGGGCACGCGCGTGATCACCCTGGTCCTAACGGGTATCGCCGTCACCGCCGTATGCGGCGCACTTACCGCGATCGCCACTTTCATCGCGCCCACAACCACGCGTGACCAAATTGTGTTCTGGCAAATGGGATCCCTAAACGGTGCATCTTGGACCCAAGTGGGCACCGTGGTGGTTGCCTGCACCATAGGCATAGTCTGGGCCCTATCACTAGCGCAACCACTGGACTCACTAGCACTAGGCGAAGCTGCCGCCGGCCACGTGGGCACCAACGTGCGTTCCCTGCGATTGCAAGCCATAATCGTTACTGCACTGCTCACAGCGTCCGCGGTTGCGTACGTGGGGGTGGTAAGTTTCGTCGGGCTGGTTGTCCCTCACGTGCTGCGGCTAGTCTTGGGGCCAATCAACCGGGTGCTCCTGCCCGCATCAATCCTCGGTGGGGCGCTCCTCATTTCCCTGTCCGACCTGGCGGCCCGCAACCTCATTTCGTTCGCAGACCTACCCATCGGCGTGTTCACCGCCCTCGTAGGCGGCCCCACGTTCTTCATTCTTTTGCGCACGAACCTCAAGGTGAAAGGCCTGTAG
- a CDS encoding HtaA domain-containing protein — MTTSSAQERAASDKKTVTGDLNWAVRDSFLKYIQGPIARGKVEVSDGASALKGSDGKINNFNFKVEDGQELDITKPAGEIRFHGTVQMTGHGGILEMTIANPTIKLTGGDKATGGTQSGVLSAEVKSRKFVDTTTKGEMVDYKRVDIASIPQIDVNTEGNQITLKSKPATLLESGVAAFGGFYEAGKDMAEIAVTLQQNKEAEETPEPENPGANNPGKDDPEEPKPTEEPGANNNSEEKPGNNTTEKPGNTSTEKPKQDKPSPSTPNKKPAKQNTSKGSEKKECKVDGNRVRVTAGSMSWPLRSSFTSYIRGSIAKGGWDLSNGATWSGSAFGFQTGGGLYDKAKKQGTLHFKGTVHFTGHKGILNTTISNPSVQINGNSGAIYLNISSAGMDGKVVNYGRIHFANVALSNVTASGNQLSVSASSVNLTAKGAAGFAGFYEVGEKMDNFSLTVSTTPASACDPETGELIEYDAYGNRVADGQQAGGLAATGADNMSLVYTSILLAVIGAGALALRYRRA; from the coding sequence GTGACGACAAGCAGTGCGCAGGAGCGTGCAGCCTCAGATAAGAAGACCGTAACGGGCGACCTCAACTGGGCTGTGCGTGACAGTTTCCTGAAATACATTCAGGGCCCCATTGCCCGCGGCAAGGTTGAGGTTTCCGACGGTGCCTCCGCGCTTAAAGGCAGCGACGGTAAGATTAATAACTTCAACTTCAAAGTTGAAGATGGGCAAGAACTTGATATTACGAAGCCGGCTGGCGAAATCAGATTCCACGGTACAGTCCAGATGACTGGGCACGGTGGGATCCTAGAAATGACCATCGCGAACCCAACCATCAAACTAACTGGCGGCGATAAAGCAACTGGCGGCACGCAAAGTGGTGTGCTTTCCGCTGAGGTGAAATCCCGCAAGTTCGTAGACACAACCACCAAGGGGGAAATGGTTGACTACAAACGCGTAGACATCGCGAGCATCCCTCAAATTGACGTTAACACTGAAGGTAATCAGATTACGCTCAAGAGTAAACCGGCTACGCTACTAGAATCTGGGGTTGCAGCCTTCGGGGGGTTCTACGAAGCCGGTAAAGACATGGCGGAAATCGCCGTGACCCTGCAGCAAAATAAGGAAGCTGAAGAAACGCCGGAACCAGAAAACCCGGGTGCAAACAATCCTGGGAAAGACGATCCTGAGGAGCCGAAACCAACTGAGGAGCCAGGGGCAAACAACAACTCCGAGGAAAAGCCCGGCAACAATACCACCGAAAAACCCGGTAACACTTCCACTGAGAAACCTAAGCAGGATAAGCCATCTCCTTCCACGCCGAACAAGAAACCAGCTAAGCAAAACACCTCCAAAGGATCCGAGAAAAAAGAATGCAAGGTTGATGGGAATCGAGTGCGGGTAACGGCTGGGAGCATGAGTTGGCCACTGCGTTCCTCCTTCACGTCTTACATTCGTGGTTCTATCGCTAAAGGTGGTTGGGACCTAAGCAACGGCGCTACCTGGTCTGGTTCCGCATTCGGATTCCAAACGGGCGGCGGCCTGTATGACAAAGCCAAAAAGCAAGGCACCCTCCACTTTAAAGGCACCGTGCACTTTACGGGCCACAAAGGTATCTTGAACACCACGATCTCAAATCCATCGGTACAGATTAACGGCAACAGCGGTGCCATCTACCTCAACATCAGTTCAGCGGGAATGGACGGCAAAGTTGTGAACTACGGGCGGATCCACTTCGCAAACGTAGCACTTTCGAACGTTACAGCAAGTGGGAATCAGTTGAGCGTGTCAGCTTCCTCAGTGAACCTGACGGCAAAGGGAGCTGCTGGATTCGCCGGCTTCTACGAAGTGGGAGAGAAGATGGATAATTTCTCACTTACCGTATCGACCACGCCCGCTTCCGCGTGTGACCCCGAAACTGGAGAGCTCATTGAATACGACGCGTACGGCAACCGCGTAGCTGACGGCCAGCAGGCAGGTGGGTTGGCTGCAACGGGTGCGGACAACATGAGCCTCGTGTACACGAGCATCCTCCTAGCGGTAATTGGAGCAGGCGCACTAGCGCTACGCTACCGCCGCGCCTAA